A single genomic interval of Hippoglossus stenolepis isolate QCI-W04-F060 chromosome 24, HSTE1.2, whole genome shotgun sequence harbors:
- the LOC118103680 gene encoding midkine: MRAAPLLLLLLVALITTVAGGKNKEKNKPSQYGSECTDWRYGNCVPSNGDCGAGFREGSCDQQTNKMKCKVPCNWKKDFGADCKYRFGSWGHCDPSSGSRTRTGTLKRALYDAECQQTISVSKPCQGKPRKQTKARLTSSQLDVPQSQSRRRNSLASAAVTSS, encoded by the exons ATGAGGGctgcaccgctgctgctgctgctgttggtcgCTCTCATCACCACCGTGGCTGGAGGGAAAAACAAAG agaaaaacaaaccctcCCAGTATGGGTCAGAATGCACCGACTGGCGCTATGGCAACTGTGTGCCTAGCAACGGAGACTGTGGAGCGGGATTTAGAGAGGGGTCATGTGACCAGCAGACCAACAAGATGAAATGTAAAGTACCATGCAACTGGAAAAAGGACTTTggag ctgACTGTAAATATCGGTTTGGAAGTTGGGGACATTGTGATCCGAGCTCTGGCTCAAGAACCCGAACGGGGACATTGAAGAGGGCCCTCTACGACGCAGAGTGTCAACAGACAATTTCTGTCTCCAAACCGTGCCAGGGAAAACCGAGAAAGCAAACAAAGGCCAGACTGACGAGTTCCCAGCTGGACGTTCCTCAGTCTCAGTCGAGAAGAAGGAACTCTTTGGCCTCAGCTGCAGTCACGAGCAGTTAA